The sequence GAAAAGATACATGTTTCAGTCTTTTAGAATAAATGTTAAAAGATGTTTACTATTATTAGTTCACATATAGAATAATGTATTTGATGAAAGAATACTTGAgaaaagtctctctctctctttcaatatatatatatatatgtatcatatatgtatatgaCCATATACAGTGAAAAGGTACACTACACTTGTTAtttaccgtgtgtgtgtgtgtgtttgtgtgtgtgtgtgtgtttgtatatgtgtgtgtgtgtttagctgtGGTGTCAGTGGATGGGCAGCCAGTCAAACTACAACTGTGTGACACGGCTGGACAGGTCAGTATCTCAGCATAGgcacgcgtacacacacacacacacacacaaacacacacacacacacacacgtgcactcacAGACAGAGCAGCATTTCCTGTTGCTAGGTTTAGGTTTGAGACAATGCCTCAGGGGAAGTGATTCCTTCTTTCTGGAATAATGCTAACAAATTTTATTCTTTGTCAAAACTTAATCAACAACTGGCGTTTTGTCCTGAAAACTCAGAAGTGCTACGACCAAtgtctttaaatgtttgatataaatacatttaaggTTTGCTATACTTGGTGGTGACTATTTGAATGTTTACAAGAAAAGAGAATCTATTTGACCAACATAAAGAGGGCAAAGTAAGAAGCCTCAGACACATACAGTGTCATTCAcctataaaagaataaaattgttaaaaatataatattaaaactGTACCTATAAATATTGTAAAGAAATCGTTATCATCCTCTGTATCCATCTGTTGTCTGGAGAGAGAACGTCAGACAGGAGAAACAAACATATCTTCATGGATTATTATCAGTATCCCtatagctctctctctctctttctctctcacacacacacacactcacacggatCTGCACTACATTCAGATGCCTTTTGAGATGCCTACATTGTTTGTTTGGTGAAGTTCTGTATTTATCTCATTGCCTTTGACCTTCTCACGGAAACTCAGTCTCGATCTCTCCCACCTTTTTCAGGAAGAGTTTGATAAGCTGCGTCCTCTGTGTTACACCAGTGCAGATGTGTTCCTGCTGTGCTTCAGTGTTGTCAGTCCCGCCTCTTTCCAAAACGTTCCAGACAAGTGGGTCCCAGAGATTCGCAAACACGCCCCGTTCGCTCCACTCGTTCTGGTTGGGACACAGTGTGACCTCCGAGAAGATGTCAAGGTGTGGAAGCATTTTAACTCCACTGTGCGTTAATCTCCATGTGTGTACACCAtgtaaaaaaatctgtcaaaagCTGTGATGAGTCTGGCTCTTGTAAGTGATGAGAAACAGATAACTTTGGCATTTACCAAAGTGACAAAATGTCTGctttaattaatataaatagTACATCATAATTTCAACCCAATGTGCTTGACTTAAAGGTAAAAGCCACACCTCCGAGAGCACACATGGGACATATCAAGGGTTGTGAACTTACTGTTCTTCTGACAGACATGCAGCATATCATGTTTAACCTCATTGTCATCTTGCAACTGAACTTATAGTTTTAACAAAGCCTTCAAAACTTTTGAAATCATTTGCAGGATGTTTACCAAATGTATAAAAGCAGTATTTTGAATTTCCCAATTTGGGATAAAAAAAGTAATACATAATAAAAGTGTAGCCTCCTGTGTGTAGGTTCTCATCGACCTGGCGAGGTATCGGGAGCGGCCCATTGAGCCAGCGGACGCCTGGGACTGTGCCATGGATATCGGAGCGGTGGCCTACATGGAGTGCTCCTCTTTGACCCAAAAAAACCTTAAAGAAGTGTTTGACACAGCCATACTGGCCAGTCTGCAGAACTACAGCTCCCAGAAGCTCCcgagagggaaacaaaaacgACAGAAAAAGCAAATGCAGACGCCGGACAAGATGACGAGTCTGTCCAAGTCATGGTGGAAAAGGTACTGTTGTGTGGCCTAGAGCAGACCTGTGATCAGATTTGGGTCTTGCTGAGTCCGACCCTCCTTTTACTTTATCCTGGTCTGGATTCTGCTGAGTTGGGGTTGTACCTGGACTCAGTCTGGGTTTCTCTGTAATGGAGCGTGATGTTGAGCAGGATCTCGACTGGAGTGTGGCTGAGAACCAAAGTAAGACTGTCATGCATctcaaatattttagtttttctttggAGATTTAAGTATTATCATGGATGAGATTTCCTACTGAGCCCAGCCTGGTTCTATTAAGCCCAGATAACCAAGAAGTGCTCCTATATCCCTGAATGAACCTGGGGGTTTTGTGCTCTAATAACCTGGATTCAGCCTCAGTttctgaggagaagctgctccTTGCTCTCATGAAATTGAACTGGAATGAAACAGGAGTTGTTATCTGTGATAATGTTGTTTAGACCGTTTCAGAtttgagcaggagcagagacTTTGATTTTCTGGTCGGGGTTTAACACATGAATTATAATTAGTGGAAAAAAACCTTCTCAAAATTGAATGGGTGTGTAATTGTTGTGTAGGTGGAAGGGACCTGGACTGTCTTCAGACTACAACTTtaattgttggtgactttaacaAAACTACATTCACACTTATCTTTATAATAGTTTCTATCTCCACACTGGAGCAGCCCTTATTGTTTCATCACTGAACATGATTTATGTTAGAACTTAGTCAACAAGTTTAGCCCATGGTTAATTTTAGAGCTTTTTTATCACTGGGCTGATTGTTTTCTAATGAAAGAAACTATTTTATTCCGCAGCTTATAATTTTATCCTGGTCACATGTGGTGAAGCCAGCAAACCTAATCTGGAACCTGCACAATGGTTAATATCTAACTCTGTTTTGGGATTTATTTAACGTCCCTCCAGAGTGAAGCCAGACTAAGTTTGGTCAATGGCAAACTTTATACCCTCTTAAGAatgaaaattatttatttcgCCTGGTTCAAAATCAACCCCTACATATTTTAGTAAAGGATGCTGAACAATGTCCAGACTGTCTGAATATatgatgaaaacacaagcacCACTGTAAAGGTTTTATCTTACAGAAACAATCCAGGAGTCAGGGACTTCTGCAGGGCTCCACTGGTTGCTGAGCCAGTTTATCATCCTCATCTGTCTGACCTTGGCACTGAAAGATTGTACAGACTCAGAAAATTGACTGGTACAAATGTGGTTTTGTCAAACTAGATCTTTGTTGGTCCTCTCAGCCTGAAACTTGCATCAGCAGACACCGGAAACTAAAAACGAGTTTTAGGCATTTGTTCTGCTTTAGTGGATGTTTGACTTATCTTACAAGATGCATGCGAAGCCTTAAGCATGAACACTTAGTACTAATTCAACCAAGTGCTCTCTGCATGTATTTGAATTTACAAAATGGACTaaacacagttgtttttttcttttctcaggcCTTCTATGCAATTGTGTGTAAGACTGTGAAACTTCTACCATGTACATATTCAGTGAAGTATTTTCCAAGTAGCTATCAACTACATTTTGATTCGTCTTGTTTGTTGCTCTACATTTGCTCCATTTACTCTAAATCTGATCCTCTGTAATTATTAGCGTGGCAGCCATAGGTCATTTCCACCACTCTGAGTCCATGCTGCGTTCATACTACAGAGACACCCATTGTCCACCACGTGTCTGCTGTATGCATCTCTGCAGCCTGTTTGCCTTCAGATTCGCTTTAATATGTTGttaaagcagaaataaaaaggCAAGCTAAAACACTAAATGTGTAGCGACACTCAGCAGCCACAGCTTCCTTTGTACAATAACACAAGTGCAGATCCCCAGCCTTTAAAACTATCTCTCCACAGTGCCTCCATGTGAATGGCTCTTTGTATCTTAgagtcactgcagcagcaggaatgAAAGAGGTTTAAGTCCGACTGAAGCGGATCTGCGTTGACTCATTGGTGTTATCACTGTTGATTCCTTAGTCCcgaattattgtttttatcatgTGTGCACAACATAATGAACCTGCACGTGAACAcagggattatttttttttgcctttgacGACTTTAAGGACTATGTAGTATATGTATTGAtaagacataaaaacaaaaaaggatgTTCAAGCTTACGTTTCTTAAACCCTTTAAACCTGTTTGACTAGACAAAGTTTCTGAGACTGCTGTAATGTAAAAGTCCAGGAGCAACATTGGTCTCCACCGAGCAATATTTCATGTGACAATATTCGAGTAGTTTTGTTATTAGTAAGTTTCTGACTATATCTCTTTAAAAGTCAACAATAACCCTGAGCCAGAGGGGGTTTGAGTGGCTAAAGGTGACTCATATCTCATGTTTCTATGGTGAAATATACGTTAGCCCAAAGCTAAAGGACCTGTTATGCCTGAGCTATCAGTAATCTTATATCGGGTGAGAGGAGTGTGAAAGTTGAGCAGTTTTAGACTTAAAGCTAAACTTGCGCCAACTTTCAAAGTGGTTCAAAGTTAGTTTCTCTATTGATGTGAAGTGGAATGAGCTGTCCTGTGCCTTGAAATCATTGTAATAATTATTTTGAACGCAACTCTAGTATTGAGGTATGGGTCAAAaggtttatttaaataaattccaACAAACTGAAGCTGAAATTGAATGACTTTTGCAGGTGTTTTCACTGAGGTTCATACACCCAAACTGGATTTTCACAGCTTACTCCAGATTGTTTTCACCCTCTACCAGGTCTCAAACAACTAAATCCGTATGTTGGCACCAAAATACGGTTTCAAAAAGATTATCTGCCAAAGACGTCCTTGTGTAACCCAAGCTGATCTTGGAGCAGCATTGACAGGGTTGCCCTTCAAGACCAATCTGAGAAACCAATCAGTTTGGAACATTATCCTTGTGTTGCATTCAGGTGTTCTCTGTAACACTGGGGCTCCTGATTTTTGGACCGTGCTTCATTGGAGCTCTGTGGTTGTTTTCTGTCGAGGATGCTACCACTGCAACTGAATGGTCTCACTGTGCCCATGTTTGACTTCATGATAGCAAATGTATTGTTTCTTACTCGGGGGGAGAGGCATAATAAGTtgcttgtctctgtttgtcGGCAGTCTTGGTTGATGGTGGATTTAATTTGGCCAAAGGTCACGCAGATCTTTATGATATCGCATTTCCTCTGTCAGGTTTTATCtgtcattttcacagttttttctcTCATCACATCGGGTTTTGTTTGCATGCAGCTTATGGTCCAGGCCTGCATTCACATTGAGAAGCTTATAAACTGGGTCAATTAATTCCAGTTTAAATTCATCAAAATGGCATGAGTGACTTCTTGGTATGTTGCTATTTAATTAATCAACAATAGCTTCCATGTGTCTGACAAGGATTTCAGACTGAATGTCACTTTATTTAGGTTCCTCTCTCCTTATCCAGTCTACAACACCTAAACACAGAAATTAGCTTTATCTCTTATCTTGTAAAACGACTCATCCTCTTTGAACCACAGACTGGCCTTGACTGACGTTTTTGGAGAAACGTTACGTGGTGAGTAGTTTAACGGTAACGCAAATAGACGATATCCATAGA comes from Platichthys flesus chromosome 1, fPlaFle2.1, whole genome shotgun sequence and encodes:
- the rhoua gene encoding ras homolog family member Ua; the protein is MPPRGDRSFKPAPVSPAPPVPPRRVRSRDRGSGRTRRSGTETGAGSAERRVKCVLVGDGAVGKTSLVVSYTTNGYPTEYVPTAFDNFSAVVSVDGQPVKLQLCDTAGQEEFDKLRPLCYTSADVFLLCFSVVSPASFQNVPDKWVPEIRKHAPFAPLVLVGTQCDLREDVKVLIDLARYRERPIEPADAWDCAMDIGAVAYMECSSLTQKNLKEVFDTAILASLQNYSSQKLPRGKQKRQKKQMQTPDKMTSLSKSWWKRYCCVA